A single region of the Bacteroidales bacterium genome encodes:
- a CDS encoding ABC transporter substrate-binding protein, protein MKHTGWHIILFLALALGLYSCMGQPARKTVREAFSDSLVPQYAGKFRIYFTPEYTVFRVFSPWQGGKGTTVEYLLANNTASLPLDAVRGRIVIGTPVKRVVCMSTTHVGMLSALQLDSSIVSVSGTRFVYSAAIQKLIQDGHISEAGYEGSFDFEGIARLKPDLIFAYGIGPEVTSWYARMESLHIPVVYLAEYLEEEPLGRAEWIRFIGRMMGVPQKADSFFFSVRASYLSLRKLAENNTPQPVVMTGLPWKDAWNVPSGNSYTARLISDAGGIYWRSDLTARENYELSIEEAVGKAFNAQIWINAGTARSLADIKNTDLRLAAIPAYRNGNVFSNTARIGPGGGNDYWESGTVHPDIILNDLYRILHGLAKQENGLFYFIHLK, encoded by the coding sequence ATGAAACATACCGGTTGGCACATAATATTATTTCTGGCCCTGGCTCTGGGTTTATACTCCTGTATGGGGCAACCGGCAAGGAAAACAGTACGCGAGGCGTTCTCAGACAGTCTGGTTCCTCAGTATGCCGGGAAATTCCGCATTTATTTCACTCCGGAATATACCGTTTTCAGGGTTTTTTCTCCCTGGCAGGGTGGGAAGGGTACGACGGTTGAGTACTTGCTTGCTAATAACACAGCTTCTCTTCCCTTGGATGCGGTCAGGGGCAGGATTGTTATTGGTACCCCTGTAAAACGTGTGGTATGTATGTCCACAACCCATGTAGGAATGCTTTCCGCCCTTCAGCTTGATTCATCCATTGTTTCGGTTTCGGGAACACGATTCGTATACAGCGCAGCTATTCAAAAATTGATTCAGGACGGGCACATTTCCGAGGCAGGCTATGAAGGATCTTTCGACTTTGAAGGTATTGCAAGGTTAAAGCCGGATCTGATTTTTGCCTATGGAATCGGACCGGAAGTAACTTCCTGGTATGCACGGATGGAGAGTCTGCATATTCCTGTGGTTTATTTAGCCGAGTACCTTGAGGAAGAACCTTTAGGCCGGGCTGAATGGATCCGGTTTATCGGGAGAATGATGGGAGTTCCTCAGAAAGCCGATTCTTTTTTCTTTTCGGTCCGGGCTTCGTACCTTTCCCTCAGAAAGCTGGCAGAAAATAATACCCCGCAACCCGTTGTCATGACTGGTCTTCCATGGAAGGATGCATGGAATGTGCCCTCCGGCAATTCCTATACGGCCCGGCTTATATCTGATGCAGGCGGAATTTACTGGCGCAGCGATCTTACCGCCAGAGAAAACTATGAACTCTCAATAGAAGAAGCAGTTGGAAAGGCTTTTAACGCACAGATATGGATTAATGCAGGTACCGCGCGTTCACTGGCTGACATTAAGAACACCGACTTGCGCCTTGCTGCTATTCCCGCTTACCGCAACGGGAATGTGTTCAGCAACACTGCCCGTATTGGGCCCGGCGGGGGAAATGATTACTGGGAATCAGGTACCGTTCATCCCGATATTATTCTGAATGACCTGTACAGAATTCTGCATGGGCTGGCCAAACAGGAAAACGGATTGTTTTACTTTATTCATTTAAAATAA
- a CDS encoding 4-hydroxy-tetrahydrodipicolinate synthase yields the protein MNRKFLTGTGVAIVTPFHEDKTVDFESLSKLTRYLVDNKVEYIVVLGTTGESVVLSKEEKKQVVHKVIHTAEGKAGIVVGIGGNNTQEVLRNIREFDYEGVDAVLSVCPYYNKPNQRGLYEHFKAVAGECKVPVIVYNVPGRTGTNLAADTTVRLAHDIKNIVAVKEASGNLEQIMQIIRDKPSDFLVISGDDLLTLPIIACGGAGVISVSANAFPRQVGTMVRHALEGNFRGALPYHYQLMEVTRLLFSEGSPAGIKAVLHHLGLAKNELRLPLVPVTEATYQKLASAADAILK from the coding sequence ATGAACAGAAAATTTTTGACCGGCACAGGGGTTGCCATTGTTACACCGTTTCATGAGGACAAGACGGTGGATTTTGAATCATTGAGTAAGCTCACACGGTATCTGGTTGACAACAAGGTAGAGTATATAGTTGTACTGGGTACCACAGGCGAATCAGTTGTTTTATCGAAAGAAGAGAAAAAGCAGGTTGTACACAAAGTTATTCATACCGCAGAAGGGAAAGCCGGTATTGTAGTAGGAATCGGCGGTAACAATACGCAGGAAGTTCTCAGAAACATCCGGGAATTTGATTATGAAGGAGTTGATGCAGTTTTGTCGGTGTGTCCTTATTACAACAAGCCCAACCAGAGAGGGTTATATGAACATTTCAAGGCAGTGGCCGGAGAATGCAAAGTACCGGTAATCGTTTACAATGTTCCGGGAAGAACGGGGACTAATCTTGCTGCTGACACCACGGTGCGCCTGGCCCATGATATCAAAAACATTGTGGCCGTAAAGGAAGCATCAGGAAATCTGGAACAAATCATGCAGATCATACGGGATAAACCGTCTGATTTTCTGGTCATTTCAGGAGATGATCTGCTCACTCTGCCCATTATTGCCTGCGGAGGGGCTGGGGTTATTTCCGTTTCGGCAAATGCTTTTCCCAGGCAGGTTGGTACCATGGTGCGCCATGCCCTGGAAGGAAATTTCAGGGGAGCTCTGCCCTATCATTACCAATTGATGGAAGTAACAAGGCTTTTGTTTTCTGAAGGAAGTCCGGCCGGTATAAAGGCCGTGCTCCATCATCTGGGCCTGGCTAAAAACGAACTCCGGTTGCCCCTTGTTCCGGTAACCGAAGCCACTTATCAGAAACTGGCATCGGCCGCCGATGCAATATTGAAATAG
- a CDS encoding iron ABC transporter permease → MIRHNSLLYISLAIVLVILVCADILTGTTQISLLDVLRTFTGNNRDPMVLNILVEFRIPRVVTALVAGASLSASGLMMQTLFRNPLAGPYVLGISSGSALGVALLTMGFPGYVLSGSIPGQLNLFLAAFFGAAAVMGIMLLLSLRLRDVFTMLIIGMLLGSALSAIIGIMQYLSNESALKVFVIWTMGSLGGVTSDQIKILVPVFLFGVILTIAGIKPLNALLLGEQEAKTLGINIIRTRILLLVATSILTGLITGYCGPIGFVGVAVPHIARWLFRTGNHRVLVPAAMLTGAAVLVSSDIISQLPGRGIILPVNAVTALIGIPVIVWVIVRRPLSAGIDS, encoded by the coding sequence ATGATCCGGCATAACAGCCTTTTATATATTTCTCTGGCGATTGTTCTGGTTATACTGGTTTGTGCTGATATACTGACAGGCACAACTCAGATTTCCCTGTTGGATGTCTTGCGCACTTTTACGGGAAACAACCGGGATCCCATGGTGCTGAACATACTCGTGGAATTCCGGATTCCGCGGGTAGTCACTGCACTGGTTGCCGGTGCTTCGCTCTCGGCGAGCGGACTTATGATGCAAACTTTGTTCCGTAATCCGCTGGCCGGTCCATATGTGCTGGGAATAAGCAGCGGATCGGCACTGGGTGTGGCATTGCTTACAATGGGGTTTCCGGGTTATGTGCTTTCCGGTTCCATACCCGGGCAGTTGAACCTTTTCCTGGCAGCTTTTTTCGGTGCAGCTGCAGTGATGGGTATTATGCTTCTGCTCTCCCTGCGCCTGCGAGATGTTTTCACCATGCTGATTATCGGAATGCTGTTGGGTAGCGCCCTCTCGGCCATTATAGGCATTATGCAATACCTTAGCAATGAATCGGCTTTGAAAGTTTTTGTCATCTGGACAATGGGCAGTTTGGGCGGAGTTACTTCAGATCAAATCAAAATTCTCGTTCCGGTGTTTCTCTTCGGGGTTATATTAACAATCGCGGGGATCAAACCATTAAATGCTCTTTTGCTGGGAGAACAGGAAGCCAAAACCCTGGGCATCAATATTATCAGAACGCGGATCTTGCTGCTTGTTGCTACCAGCATTCTTACCGGCCTTATTACCGGATATTGCGGCCCGATTGGTTTTGTGGGAGTGGCTGTTCCCCATATTGCCCGATGGTTATTTCGTACGGGTAATCATCGTGTGCTGGTGCCTGCCGCCATGCTCACAGGGGCTGCAGTTCTCGTCAGCAGTGACATAATTTCCCAGCTCCCCGGCAGGGGTATCATTCTTCCGGTAAATGCTGTTACGGCACTTATTGGTATTCCTGTTATTGTTTGGGTAATCGTAAGGCGACCCCTCTCTGCAGGCATCGACAGCTAA
- a CDS encoding TonB-dependent receptor plug domain-containing protein, producing the protein MKHSLPFSVVLLFPGMLCLSAVAETPDTLLNYSLNEVCIVQPRAVYYSDAFKIRTFGREDLASVTARDAGQLLSSVSSVFVKSYGAPGNLTSLSFRGTFSNHTQVTWNGFPLNSPTTGDADLSLIPLTIADKVSLVYGASGSLYGGGTFGGSVDLTSSPSSEQGFSSGLSTEAGSYGSWFTAGNIGYSGKKVLVKSIFFTRNAENRYPYKDIYKYGSPVLTLHHNQLRSYGMFHTVSFNINPSRQIQAGIWYQDRFKNLPAVMGSYVPSVATQKDSTLKIFLRYVRTMRRSSLVFRNAFFNDNLFYNDSVSRVHSDISAQQYLADINFRNIAGKRLTWDAGGTFQHVQAQVDSYGRRIAEERFAVFTAARIDLKAFIINTAFRLEVIPSIAPVPLPSAGIRKNFLNNHSYVRASVAAKYRPPTLNEKYWQPGGNPHLLPEKGYTSEIGTGLSFTEQDRYNLTFDLTAFSTHINDLIVWTGEGNFFNPVNYKKVWARGAEFSFAHSLVLGSIKIRQQGEITAVRSTSTAIYDNTSGILGKQLRYVPLLNAFYSGTVQLRRLSLTTSVNYTGKRYITDDHSGRPLPSFILAGLSAAFQFRAHTLNGHLYARADNLFNTSYQIIKGYPMPGRFLAFGLQLGFQR; encoded by the coding sequence ATGAAACATTCCTTACCTTTTTCTGTTGTATTGCTTTTTCCGGGCATGTTATGCCTTTCCGCCGTGGCGGAAACACCGGATACCCTTCTCAATTACTCTCTTAATGAGGTGTGCATCGTTCAACCCAGGGCGGTTTATTATTCCGATGCATTCAAGATTAGAACATTCGGCCGCGAAGATCTCGCTTCCGTTACCGCCAGGGATGCCGGCCAGCTTTTGTCATCGGTTTCTTCGGTATTTGTCAAATCATATGGTGCACCCGGCAATCTGACCTCCCTGTCCTTCCGGGGAACTTTCTCCAACCATACCCAGGTCACCTGGAACGGATTCCCTCTCAACAGCCCTACAACAGGAGATGCTGATCTCTCCCTGATACCTCTTACTATTGCAGACAAAGTCTCCCTTGTTTACGGTGCATCAGGATCCTTATATGGTGGCGGAACGTTCGGCGGATCGGTTGACCTAACATCTTCACCTTCCTCCGAACAGGGTTTCTCATCCGGACTATCTACCGAAGCCGGATCGTATGGTTCATGGTTTACGGCAGGAAACATAGGATATTCCGGAAAAAAAGTATTGGTTAAAAGCATCTTTTTTACACGCAACGCAGAAAACCGGTATCCCTACAAAGACATTTACAAGTATGGTTCTCCTGTGCTGACGTTGCATCATAACCAGCTTCGCTCGTACGGAATGTTCCACACGGTTTCCTTTAATATAAATCCTTCCCGGCAGATTCAGGCAGGTATCTGGTATCAGGACAGATTCAAAAACCTTCCTGCCGTCATGGGCTCGTATGTACCCTCTGTGGCAACCCAGAAAGATTCTACCCTGAAAATTTTCCTCCGGTATGTGCGCACCATGCGGCGTTCTTCCCTGGTTTTCAGGAATGCCTTTTTCAATGATAACCTTTTCTATAACGACTCTGTCAGCAGGGTGCATTCCGATATTTCTGCACAGCAATACCTTGCCGATATCAATTTCCGGAACATTGCCGGCAAAAGACTCACATGGGATGCAGGGGGAACATTCCAACATGTTCAGGCTCAGGTAGACAGTTACGGCCGGCGCATTGCAGAGGAACGGTTTGCTGTTTTTACCGCCGCGCGCATTGACCTGAAGGCTTTCATTATTAATACTGCTTTCCGCCTGGAAGTTATACCCAGTATTGCGCCGGTTCCATTGCCCTCAGCCGGAATCAGAAAGAACTTCCTGAACAACCATTCGTATGTTCGTGCTTCGGTAGCCGCCAAATATCGGCCACCGACACTTAACGAAAAATACTGGCAACCCGGAGGAAATCCCCATTTGCTTCCTGAAAAAGGGTATACCTCGGAAATCGGAACAGGACTTTCATTTACGGAACAGGATCGGTACAACCTGACCTTTGATCTGACGGCTTTTTCAACGCATATTAATGACCTGATAGTGTGGACGGGAGAAGGGAACTTTTTTAACCCCGTTAATTATAAGAAAGTATGGGCACGGGGAGCCGAATTCTCCTTTGCTCATTCCCTGGTACTTGGCAGTATAAAAATCCGCCAGCAGGGAGAAATTACTGCTGTCCGGTCAACCAGCACCGCAATCTACGACAATACTTCAGGAATTTTGGGTAAGCAACTTCGTTATGTTCCTCTGCTGAACGCTTTCTATTCAGGTACAGTGCAGTTGCGTCGTTTGTCGCTTACAACTTCTGTGAATTATACAGGCAAAAGATACATTACTGACGATCATTCCGGCAGGCCTTTGCCTTCCTTTATCCTGGCAGGCCTTTCGGCAGCCTTTCAGTTCAGGGCGCATACCCTGAACGGGCATCTTTATGCCAGAGCCGATAATCTTTTCAATACTTCCTACCAGATTATCAAAGGCTATCCCATGCCGGGCCGCTTCCTTGCCTTTGGTCTTCAACTTGGATTTCAGCGCTGA
- the ligA gene encoding NAD-dependent DNA ligase LigA → MEKEKEQQRILELRKVLHEHNYRYYVLSQPVISDQEYDRLMQELIELEQKHPEMVDENSPSMRVGDDRNLEFEQGEHKYPMLSLSNTYSEEELLDFIRRVDETIQDKVAYSCELKYDGVSISLTYRNGKLMRALTRGDGTRGDVVTRNIRTIKSIPMVLSQGDYPAEFEIRGEIILTHDAFRKINEEREENGEPPFANPRNAAAGTIKLQQSSEVARRPLDCMFYALFGDDLPSDSHFENLKKARSWGFKVPEWIRLCHSIDEIKNFIKYWETERNNLPFDIDGVVIKVDSLAQQRILGNTAKSPRWAVAYKYKAEQAVTVLESVSYQVGRTGAITPVANLRPVFLAGTTVKRASLHNADQMALLDIRIGDYVIVEKGGEIIPKVVGVDVSKRSAQSKPLEFITQCPECGTPLVRNEGEARHYCPNEDGCPPQIKGKLEHFISRKAMDINAAEATIDLLYRNGLVRTPADFYQLTFEQIVKLERFGEKSAKNLLKSIEESKKVPFHRVLYALGIRYVGETVSKKLARHFGSIDNLMKADLAELTEAEEIGETIAQSIRQYFSKPSNQKLIEDLKHAGLQFAEKAPVQPASNKLAGKSFVISGVFRLHSRDELKRLIEENGGKNLSSVTSKTDYLLAGENMGPAKMEQAKKLNIKIITEEEFLKMLE, encoded by the coding sequence ATGGAAAAAGAAAAGGAACAGCAAAGGATACTGGAACTCAGAAAGGTATTGCACGAGCACAATTACCGCTATTATGTTCTATCGCAGCCGGTGATATCGGATCAGGAGTATGACCGCCTGATGCAGGAATTAATTGAACTCGAGCAGAAGCATCCTGAAATGGTTGATGAAAATTCGCCCAGCATGCGGGTTGGCGACGACAGAAACCTTGAATTTGAGCAGGGTGAGCACAAATATCCGATGTTGTCGCTGAGCAATACTTATAGTGAAGAAGAACTGCTGGATTTTATAAGGAGGGTTGATGAAACCATACAGGACAAAGTTGCATACAGTTGTGAGCTTAAATACGATGGCGTTTCCATCAGCCTGACATACCGGAACGGGAAGCTAATGCGGGCCCTGACCCGGGGGGATGGAACCCGGGGGGATGTTGTTACACGCAACATCCGCACTATTAAGAGCATTCCCATGGTCCTGTCGCAGGGTGATTATCCGGCGGAATTTGAAATCAGAGGAGAAATCATCCTCACCCATGATGCATTCCGCAAAATCAACGAAGAGAGAGAGGAAAACGGGGAACCGCCTTTTGCCAATCCGCGCAATGCAGCGGCAGGAACCATCAAACTCCAGCAATCTTCTGAAGTTGCCCGGCGTCCGCTTGATTGTATGTTTTACGCTCTTTTCGGAGACGATCTGCCTTCGGATTCCCATTTTGAGAACCTGAAAAAGGCACGTTCCTGGGGATTCAAGGTACCGGAATGGATCAGGCTTTGCCATAGCATTGACGAAATAAAAAACTTTATAAAATACTGGGAAACGGAACGAAATAATCTTCCCTTTGACATCGACGGGGTTGTGATAAAGGTGGACTCCCTCGCGCAACAAAGAATACTGGGAAACACTGCCAAATCACCTCGCTGGGCAGTGGCTTACAAGTACAAAGCGGAACAGGCTGTAACGGTGCTTGAATCCGTTAGTTATCAGGTTGGCCGCACGGGGGCCATAACGCCCGTTGCAAACCTCCGGCCTGTATTTCTGGCAGGGACGACCGTCAAAAGAGCATCCCTGCACAATGCAGATCAAATGGCTCTGCTGGATATCCGTATCGGGGATTATGTGATTGTTGAGAAAGGCGGTGAAATCATTCCCAAGGTTGTGGGCGTGGACGTGTCGAAACGCTCGGCTCAGAGCAAACCCCTTGAATTCATCACCCAATGTCCGGAATGCGGCACACCCCTTGTGCGGAATGAAGGGGAAGCACGCCATTACTGTCCGAACGAAGACGGATGCCCGCCACAGATCAAGGGCAAGCTGGAGCATTTCATCAGCCGCAAAGCGATGGACATTAATGCTGCTGAAGCAACCATAGACCTTCTGTACCGCAACGGGCTGGTGCGCACTCCTGCCGACTTCTACCAACTTACATTTGAACAAATCGTCAAGCTGGAACGGTTCGGGGAAAAATCAGCGAAAAATCTTCTGAAAAGCATTGAAGAATCAAAAAAGGTTCCTTTTCACAGGGTATTGTATGCCCTCGGTATCCGATATGTGGGTGAAACCGTTTCAAAGAAACTGGCCCGGCATTTTGGAAGTATCGATAATCTGATGAAGGCAGATCTGGCGGAACTTACCGAAGCCGAAGAAATCGGAGAGACCATTGCACAAAGCATCCGCCAGTACTTTAGTAAACCTTCCAACCAGAAACTGATTGAGGATTTAAAACATGCAGGATTGCAATTTGCCGAAAAGGCACCAGTTCAGCCTGCAAGTAATAAACTGGCAGGAAAAAGCTTTGTCATTTCCGGAGTCTTCCGTCTGCATTCGCGGGATGAACTCAAAAGACTCATCGAAGAAAACGGAGGAAAAAACCTGAGTTCTGTAACCTCAAAAACCGACTATCTGCTGGCAGGAGAAAACATGGGTCCAGCCAAAATGGAACAGGCTAAAAAACTCAATATTAAAATAATAACCGAGGAGGAGTTTCTGAAAATGCTGGAGTAG
- a CDS encoding T9SS type A sorting domain-containing protein has translation MSDTFHIVLKPGGSLPEENFSGRAIPSRIMVMVLFFLFLPAGLFLQSVNAQMEHGGWPLSASLSSKGNVPVITFPSVSRDMLTPDDGTTAKPLQFAVPFDGRWTPENTGIWTESGKYRIWRCGFHVPDALSVGIIFSHFELPEGASVFVYTAGYQDMKGAYTSENVLPSHFLALPHLRGSLCYVEYDVPPVQYKPNQLAIGRVAGGVIDVFGFQEKNNEQIAVSGACEVDINCPEGTLWQKEKRGVAKLLVNGTTLCTGSLVNNTEQNGKPYLLTAGHCIADQDDAWRTVFTFNYERSGCGSGTASSSQTISGSELISTVSGLDFSLVQLTVPPPPSYKPIYLGWDLDTTGVTSTVAIHHPAGDVKKISVDNDAPVYGNFGGGYDYMSHWQIIRWDKGATEGGSSGAPLFNQNHRIIGTLTGGDASCSNPVNDYFQRFDRCWDDYYPPANQLRAWLDPGHTGITHIDHFDPYNYTILSCDTLKNIAPGEKTGLKNLDFGGYASGHNWLGINGFAEKFILPDSATLSGVFLFPLKLYDFSSADGSYITLFVSSGNLSQENRIYSEKILFTALKVNQLNFIPLWHYLPAKDTIYAGYEIYYGSKDTFAVAQTLERAPGSANSAYVRYRDIWTPYDTVFSVPASFYMGLQVCNLTWLKTTSEESTRPYTKVFPVPATGELNLVHNGLFSGDIVARVFDLSGRLVWTSSLNADENMARFSFGFLNNGIYVLKITTRNNSVYSFRFVIQK, from the coding sequence TTGTCAGATACGTTTCACATTGTTCTTAAACCAGGTGGTTCCCTGCCGGAGGAAAATTTTTCCGGCAGGGCAATACCATCGCGGATTATGGTTATGGTGTTATTTTTCCTTTTTCTTCCGGCCGGTCTTTTTCTGCAATCGGTAAATGCCCAGATGGAGCACGGAGGGTGGCCTCTCTCGGCAAGTCTGTCATCAAAAGGGAATGTGCCCGTTATTACGTTTCCCTCTGTTTCCCGCGATATGCTGACACCTGACGATGGCACCACTGCCAAGCCTTTGCAGTTCGCCGTTCCCTTTGACGGAAGATGGACCCCGGAAAACACTGGTATATGGACCGAATCGGGTAAATACCGTATCTGGCGTTGTGGTTTTCACGTTCCCGATGCCCTGTCAGTTGGAATTATCTTCAGCCATTTTGAGCTTCCTGAAGGGGCTTCTGTTTTTGTTTATACTGCCGGTTATCAGGATATGAAAGGGGCCTATACCTCTGAAAATGTTCTGCCTTCGCATTTTCTGGCCCTTCCTCATCTCCGCGGTTCCCTGTGCTATGTGGAGTACGATGTTCCCCCGGTGCAATATAAACCCAATCAATTGGCCATTGGACGTGTTGCCGGTGGCGTAATAGATGTCTTCGGCTTTCAGGAAAAAAACAATGAACAGATTGCTGTTTCCGGAGCGTGTGAGGTGGATATCAATTGTCCGGAAGGTACCTTATGGCAGAAGGAAAAGCGTGGGGTTGCAAAACTGCTGGTGAATGGTACCACGTTATGTACCGGGAGCCTTGTCAACAACACCGAACAAAACGGCAAGCCTTATCTGCTTACGGCAGGGCATTGTATTGCCGATCAGGATGATGCCTGGCGGACAGTTTTTACATTCAATTATGAACGTTCAGGCTGCGGAAGCGGTACTGCAAGCTCTTCACAAACAATCAGCGGTTCGGAACTGATCAGCACGGTCTCCGGCCTTGATTTCAGCCTGGTTCAGCTTACCGTACCACCGCCGCCTTCTTACAAACCCATTTACCTTGGGTGGGATCTGGATACCACGGGTGTGACTTCAACAGTTGCCATTCACCATCCTGCCGGAGATGTAAAGAAAATCTCAGTCGATAATGATGCTCCGGTTTACGGCAATTTCGGCGGAGGATATGACTATATGTCGCATTGGCAAATTATCCGGTGGGACAAAGGAGCCACCGAAGGAGGTTCGTCAGGAGCCCCTTTGTTCAACCAGAATCACAGAATCATCGGTACCCTTACCGGTGGGGATGCCAGCTGTTCCAACCCCGTTAATGATTATTTTCAGCGTTTCGACCGGTGCTGGGATGATTATTATCCTCCGGCCAACCAGCTTCGGGCATGGCTCGATCCGGGCCATACCGGAATTACGCATATTGATCATTTTGATCCGTATAATTATACCATTCTTAGTTGTGATACATTAAAAAACATTGCCCCCGGTGAAAAAACCGGTTTGAAGAACCTTGACTTCGGAGGATACGCATCAGGACATAACTGGCTGGGAATAAATGGCTTTGCTGAAAAGTTTATTCTGCCCGATTCGGCTACCCTGAGCGGGGTGTTCCTTTTTCCACTTAAACTCTATGACTTTAGCTCTGCTGACGGTTCATATATAACTCTGTTTGTTTCGTCTGGAAATCTTTCTCAGGAAAACCGGATTTATTCCGAAAAGATTCTGTTTACGGCACTTAAGGTGAATCAGCTGAATTTCATTCCTTTATGGCATTATCTTCCGGCAAAGGATACTATCTATGCTGGGTATGAAATCTATTACGGGAGTAAGGATACTTTTGCAGTGGCCCAGACGCTTGAACGTGCTCCGGGAAGCGCCAATTCTGCGTATGTTCGTTACCGGGACATATGGACTCCTTACGACACGGTTTTTTCTGTTCCTGCTTCCTTCTATATGGGCCTGCAGGTTTGCAATCTCACCTGGCTGAAGACAACCAGTGAAGAAAGTACCAGGCCGTATACAAAAGTTTTTCCGGTTCCTGCCACAGGGGAACTGAATCTTGTTCATAACGGATTATTTTCAGGGGATATAGTGGCCCGTGTGTTTGATCTGTCCGGGCGTCTCGTCTGGACTTCTTCATTGAACGCAGATGAAAACATGGCCCGTTTTTCCTTTGGATTCCTGAACAATGGGATTTATGTTCTGAAAATTACCACCCGGAACAATTCAGTATATTCTTTCCGTTTTGTCATTCAAAAATGA